CAGGCGCGACACAGCACGCCGGGATGGATCGCGGCCAAGTCGGCTATGTTTAGTTCCAGCCGGACTTCATCCGCCCCCTACAGCGCTCGAAGGCCTGCTGCACGAGCGCCTCGGGAAAGCCGGCGGCCGAGGCGATCTCCTGGATCACCGTGAGCTCCGACTGGCGGAGCTGGCCGTCCGCCGCCGCCACGAGGAAGAGGCTCTCGAGGAGCCGGAGCCCCTCGTCCGGAGAGGCGATCTGCGTGAACTCGCGCACCAGGATCGGCAGATCGATCTGCGAGAGACCGTCGTCCACGTAGGCCTTGACGATCACGCGCAGGTCGGGCTCGGGGAGGTCCTTGCCGCCACCCTGACGCAGTAGCTCGAGGAGCTGGTCCTCCTCGGTGTCGGCGAGATTCTTGTCGGCCTGCGCCACCTTCGCCAGGAGCCCGGCCCAGATCGCCACGCGGTAGAGGTCGTGATCGGTGATCGGCTGATCCGGCGTCTGCCCCGCACGGGCCCGCGCGAGCGCCATCTGGTTGCGCAGGTACTCGAGGAGCCGCTGGCGAAAGAACTGATCCACGAGCGCGTGCGAGTGGTGCCGCGGCCCGTGGTGCGCGTGCGCCCGCGCCTGACCCCGCTTCTCGGGCGGCACGGACCAGAGCGCGCGGAGCCGCGACACGAAGAGCGGCGCGGTGGGAACGTGCGAGAAGAGCTCGCGCAGCTCCTTGAGGAACTTCCCCGCCGCCGGATTGAGATGATCGTCCACCACGAGCAGGTCCTCGACCGCCGCGAGCAAGGTCCCGCGCTCCTCGGGGGTGGCGAAGGCCTGAAGCTGCGCCTCGAGGATCGTGCGCGCGTCCCCGAGCGAGACCCGCTGCTCCATGAAGGGGCGCAGCTCTTCGTACTCGTCGCTCGTGATCTGCAGCCGCCGCATGTACTCCGCGAGCGTCTTGATCTCTCGCGCGCTCAGCTCGCCGTCGGCCCAGGCCGCGGCGAGCAGCGTCTTCAGAAACGCGACCCGGCGCTGATCTTTCTCCATAGAGGAAGTCTATCACCCCGCGCGGGTCCCTCGACGGGCATTGTGGCGCCCGCCGAGGATCGGGGCGAGCTCACAGCGGCGAACGCTTGCGTTGAGGCGCCCGCCAGGCAAGGAGCGAGCGAGGAGCGCGCGCAGCAGCCTTTTTTGCGCTGTGAGCACGCACCGCAGCGAGCGACGCCGCATGGCGGGATGGATCGACGCAAGCGTCAGCCGCTTTCAGTTCGGGCAGGCGCCGACGGTAAGCGGCCCGAGAATCGCGTGCGCCTCGGGGGCCGTGGTGCGGGAGAAGGTGACGCAGCTCCCCTCGGGGACGGTCACCTTGCCGGGCTGAACGAAGGTCTCGAGGCTGAGCGTCCCCTTGGCCACCCGAAGGCCGCCGTCGGAGCTCGTGCTCCCCATCACCGGCACCACCGCCGGGTGCTTCCCCGGGTCCTGCAGCCGCAACCGATACTGCTCGTCGGCAGCCCACACCTTGACCGGCGAGACCAGGTACGGGTTGAGCAGCGCCCAGTTCAACCGCACCTGCAGGTCCAGCTCGGGGCTGGCCTCGCAGCGCGGCGCCTTCTGCCAGGGCGTGACGGTCACGTCCAGCTTGCGCCCAGCCTGCGGGTTCACGTCCACCTTCACGAGCGGCTTGCCGTCCAGCGTGAAGGTCGAGGTGGCCTCCCCGAGGCTCACGCCGGTGATGGCGAGCTTCTGCGCCGTGGCGGTGGCGGTAGCGCGCGCCGCGGGTACGACCAGCGCCACCTGTCCGCGCGCCCGGCTCCAGAACCAGCGCGCGGGCCAGCTCCCCTCGAGGCGGCCGAACGTGCTCGCCGCGGTCACCTTCCCCGCCTCGAGCGAGGCCGAGGCCACCGGCGTCCCTTGCGCCACCTTGAAGCGGTACGCGCCGTCGGGGGTCGTCCCCTCGATGCGGACCTCCTCGAGCACCGAGACCTTCGCCGAGAGACTGCCCGTCGCGAAGGTCAGGCTCGCCTCGATCACTCCCTCCATCACTGTTGGAAGCTGCGGTGCCTTGGCTCCCGTAATGGCCAGGATCTGCTGCACCGCCGCCTTGGCCGCGGCGAGGTCCCCGCGCACGGTGACGCTCCCCGGCCGCAGCTCCAGCACCACGATCGGGTCGCTCCCCGCGCCCACGCGCAGTGCGAGGTCCACGCCGTCGGGCTCGACGAGCGTGGCCACGATGCGGAGCTGGAGCTGGTCCACGGACTGCACGCAGCTCGACTGCTTGCTGCTGCCGCTGCCGCTGCCGTTACCCATCGGCACGTCGTCCGAACCACCGAAGGAGTCGGCCGGCATGTCGTCGCCACCACCGTTACCCCCCGAACCCGAGGAGGAATCCCCATTCGGCATGGGAGGCAAGGGGACCGGCGTCGGCGCGCGGCCCACCGAGCCCGAGCCGAAGCCACCGCCGTTGACGCAGACCACGCTTCCCCGCAGCAGAAAGGTCGTGCTCCCTCCGCCCGAGGATTCCACGTTTCCCGGGTGAAAGATGGTCTGGCTCAGGGTCTGGTCGATCTGCGCCGCGAGCTCGAGCGAGCCCTTTCGCAGGTCTTTCGAGCGTCCCATGGTGTCGACGGGCACGGGCATCGGGTCCGACGGCGGCATCCCGGGCGGGGTCGTGACGGGCGCGCCGCCGCTCCAGTGCGATTCCACCACGGCGGTGCCCTGAAAGAGCTGCTTCAGCGCGTCCATCCCCCGGGCGTTCTCGAGCGCATCCCCGGCGGACCCGAGCAGACGCCCGACGACCATCGAGGTGCGCTCGCGCACCTGTTCGGGCGACGGCCCGCCGCCGCAGCCCATCACCCAACCGCTGGTTCCCACCGCGCACAGCGACAGCACAGCCAGTCGTCTCTCTCGTCTCATGGTGCGTCCTCCCTCGCGTCGGCCCATCGTGTGCCGCCAGCGTTTGCAGAACCGGTGCCAGATGGCAAGGTCCCTGGATTCCTTGGCCTCGCCTGCTCCCGAGTCCCGATCTTGGTAACGAACGTTCACGCCGGGGTTGCCCACATCCTTCACAGCGTCCCCGAACCCAGCTCGCCGCGGCCGCGGTCGAGGCCTTCTACAGCACCGAACGTGCCACCCGTGGGCGCCGCGTCAGCGGGTGGAGATCACAGCCGAAAGCTCCCGACCCCGCGCTGCGACGCGCGCTCGCGGGCTCCGACTCTGGGTCGGGAATCCGGACTTCTCTGTCATAGCGCGCCGCACTTGCCCCGAGGCGCACCTGTTGAGCTATGCTGCGCCGTCGATGATCGGGGACGGGGCGGTCGGTCAGTCGCCGCTCGCGTCCGAGGAGCGCACGGCCCATCGAAAGCCGGCCGGAGCGCCAGTGGAGGGTGGAGATGGCATCGCGCTGACCCGTCGTCACGAAGGAGGTTCGTTCGTGCATTTGCGTCGTGTTGTTCCCCTCGCCCTCGCGCTCCTGTTTCTCCGCACGATCTCCGGTTGTGAGCAGGAAGAAGCTCCCACCCCCAGTCAGCCGCCGGCCGAAGGCGAGGTCGGCGCCGCCTGCACCGACAGCGGCCACTGCAAGGCGGGCGGCTGCCTGACCGACGTGAGCTTCAAGGAAGGTTACTGCTACAAGGACTGCAAGACCGACGGCGCCTGCCCCGACGGCGCGACCTGCCATGATTACCTGAACTACAAGTGGTGCTTCGACGCCTGCGAGGCCGATTCGGCCTGCCGGGACGGCTACGTCTGCGACTACGGCGTCTGCCGCCCCAAGTGCACGCGCGGCCAGTTCTGCAAGAGCGGCGACGTCTGCCGCGACGGTCGCTGCAAGCCGCCGTGCAAGAGCGACCCGGATTGCGGCGGCGACCAGCGCTGCCAGGATGGCAAGTGCCTGCCGCCGTGCAAAACCGAGGACCAGTGCCTCCCCGGCTTCACCTGCAAGCCCGAGACGGGCAAGTGCGTGGCCAAGCCCGGCAAGCCGCTCGGCCAGGCCTGCCGCGGGGACGGCGAGTGCGCCACCGGCTACTGCCTCCCCACGCGACGCATCTGCTCGGTCAAGTGCGCCGGGTCGGAGGTCTGCCCCGGCGGGTACGTCTGCGGCCTCGAGAAGCTCGACGCGGACCGGAACAACGCCTTCGACGGCGCCGAGGCCGACTGCATCCCGGTGGCCGGCAAGGGCGTCGCCGGCGGAGCGTGCGCGAAAGACGGCGACTGCGCCTCGAGCCACTGCTACTACGGTTTCTGCATGGAGGGCTGCGCCGAGGCGAAGAACTGCCAGGGGCTGGCCTGCATGCCCGTCAACCTGATCCTGGACGGCGCGACCCCGCCGTACCGAGGCTGTCTGCCGCACGCCGCCGTCGGCACCTACACCCTCGGCGCCTTCAAGGCCGGCGAGGTCAAGGGCTTCGACCTGCCGCCGCACGCCACGAGCTTCGTCTTGACCACCGAGGTCGGCTCGGCGAGCGAGGCGGGACTCGTGGCGCGGCTCGCGGACCCCACGGGCAACGTGCTCGTCGAGCCCACGGGCGATTCGTGCAAGTTCTACAGCTCGGCCACGCGCTACTACCCCGCGGAGCAGGTGGCGAACCTCTATTACCCGAACGTGCCGACGCTCAAGATCACCCCCGGGATTCACACCTATCAGGTCGTGGCCACGAAGATGGACCTGCCGGTCACGGTGAAGCTCACGACCAAGCTCGGCACGGCGCAGAAGGGGACGCTGAACATCAACTGGTTCTTCCTCAACCTGCAGGGGACCTGCATCCCGGGGCCGACGCTGAACGCGGCCACCGCGGCGACGCACGCCTGGTTCCGCACCGTCGGGACGAACATGCGCTCGATCCTGAAGAACGCCGGGCTGACCATCGGGTACGAGACCTTCCACGACCTGAACAGCCCCGCCCTCGACGTGATCGAGGTCCCCGAGCAGGGGCAGCCCCGCGAGCTGCAGTCCCTCTTCGCCTCGTCGCGCGCGCTCGCGCTCCCGTCCCTGAACATCTTCTTCGTGCGGGAGATCAAGAGCACGACCCTCGGCGGGATGGTGCTCGGCATCTCGGGCGGCATCCCGGGGCCGCCCGGGATCCACGGCACCGCGTCATCGGGGATCGCGATGTCGATGCAGACCGCGTGCCTCGAGAAGAACTCGTCCTACAACCCGGCGCACACGCTGGCCCACGAGATCGGCCACTACCTGGGGCTCTTCCACAACCAGGAGAACATCGTGAACCCGGGCTACGACAAGGACGCGAAGAAGGTGGTCTGCCCCTGCCCGTGCGGCCCGAACCTGAGCTGCCAGTACGACATCGGGGCCTCCTGGTGTCGGGGGCTCGACCCGCTGCCCGACACGGACACGAGCGACAAGAACCTGATGTTCTTCGCCGCGGAGAGCACCGAGATGTTCCAGGGGAACCAGCTCAGCCCGCAGCAGATCCGCGTGATCCTCAACAGCCCGCTCGCGGGCTTCTAGGCCAGAGGTAGCAGAGCCATGCTCCGACGCATCACGATCCTCACCGCGACCCTCTGTCTCGCCGGAGCGGCCAGGGCCGACGACCGGAAGAGCCTCTCTCCGCGCGGCAAGGTGGAGCTGGCGCTCTCCGCCATCGAGGAGGTCCCGAGCCGGGCCGCGCTCGAGCGGCTCCACCCGAACGTGGAGCTCCTCCTGCACGAGATCGTGGCGCGTCCGTCGCCCACGCGGCGCCTCGCGCGCAACCGGGCCCTGACCGTGCTCCGCCTCTTTCCGAGCGCGACCACGCGCCGGGTGCTGCAGGCGGTGGTGGTCGGGACCCGCGTCGACCGGCCGGGGATGGAGCTCCTCGATCTGCAGCAGGCCACGAGCTCGTTCGCCGTGGTGGCCGGCCCCGAGGCGCTCCCCGTGCTCGCGCCGCTCCTCGATCACGCACAGCTCGACGTGCGCCGCGCCGCCGCCGAGAGCCTGCGCCTCTGCCGGAGCCCCAAAGCCCGCGCGCTCCTCGAGCGGCGCCTTCGACGCGAGCCGTCGGCGCTCGTGCGACACGAGCTGAAAGAGCAGCTGGGGAGGATGGCGAGGTAGAGGGGAGCGAGAAGGGGGACGGGAAGGGCGAGCGCTCGGGCGAGCTGACCTCGCGAGGAGGTCGCTACGCGACGATGACTAGGGCGTGCTGGTCGTGAGTGTTACCGGGATGCTCGCGCCGATGATGTCCACGCTCCCCACCGAGGTCCCGCCGGCTGCCCCCCCGAGCGTCACGGTCTCCGTCTTGCTGATGTAGACGAACAGGGCCACGCTCTTGTTCACCGCCACCACACCCTTCGGCACCAGCGACCCGACCCCCGGGTTGGCCAGCGAGGGCGAGATGAAGTTGTTCCAGTAGAGGCTGTTCGCCCAGTACGGGTTCACCGACACCGTGTCGAAGATGATGCTGCCGTAGTTGTAGGTTCCGGTGACGGGGGCTCCCGCGTTCCACTTGGTGAGGAGCGTCATGTCGTTCGAGAACCAGATCGTTCCGTTGGTCGGGGAGGTGATCGTCGGATACGTCGTGAACTGCGTGATCCCCGTCGGCAGCGAGAAGACCGCGCCGTTCACGCTGACGGAGAGCTCCACCGCGCCGCCCGCCGCCACGGCCACGTAGCCCTTGTAGATCGCCCTCGCCGAGTCGTAGCCGAGCGGCGTGCCGTTCAAGGTCACCGTGGCGATCGGCACCGCGACCCCCGCGCTGTCCTTCACGCTCACCTCGGCGTTGCTCTGCAGGATGGTCTGCGGGATGCCGCTCACCACGCGGGCCACCACCACGGGCACCACCGGCGTGGCCTCGACCCACATCGAAGCCACGCTCTCGCCCTGCGCGTTCACGGCCGTGACCACGTAGGTGTACCGCAGGCCGATGGTCAGGTTGCTATGCACGTAGGGGCTCTTGGCGTTGGCGATCTTCGTGCTCGCCGTGGTCGGGATCGTGGCCCCCGTCGCGTAGTAGATGTTGTACGAGGCCGCGCCGGCCACCGGATTCCAGCTCACGGTGTTCTGCCCGACCCCCGCGGCCGCGGTGACTCCACCGGGCGCCGGCAGCGCTACCGGCGGCGTCGCGCTCACCTCCGTAGAGCCCGTGCTCTCGCCGTTCGCGTTCAGCGCCGTGACCACGTAGTAGTAGGTCGTGCCCGCGGTGAGCCCCGCGTCCGCGTAGGGCGGCGTCGCGACCGGCGTGCCGGTGATGCGGTTCCCGACCGAGACGGTGACCCCCGCGGTGGTGCTCCGGTAGACGTGGTAGCCGGTCGCCCCGGTCACCGGCGTCCAGCTCAGGTTCACCTGCGTCGAGCTCGCCGGCACCGCCGTGACCCCCGTCGGCGCAGCGGGGGCCGTGAGGACTACGAAGGACGCGGCCGAGGTGGCGGTTCCCGACGCGGTGGTCACGGTGATCGGTCCGGTCGTCGCCCCGACGGGCACGGAGACGGTGAGCGAGCTGGTCGTGGCCGCGCTGACCACCGCCGGCGCGTTCCCGCCGAAGAAGACGGTGTTGTTCGTGGCGATCGAGCTGAAATAGCTGCCCGTGATCGTGACCACCGTGCCCACGGTGCCGTTGGTCGGCGAGAAGGAGGCGATCGAGGGGGGCGAAGGCGGCGGGGTGGTCGGCACCGCGCTCACCTCGGTCGAGGCGCGGCTCTCGCCGTTCGCGCTGACGGCCGTGACGACGTAGTAGTAGGCCGTCCCGGTCGTCAGGCCCGTATCGGCGTGCGGCGGCCCCGCCAGCGGCGTGGCCGTGATGCGGTTGCCCGCCGTGAGCGCCACGCCGGGCGTGGTGGTCCGATAGATGTTGTACCCTGTCGCGTCCTTCACCAGGCTCCAGCTCACGTTCACCTGGGTCGCGTTCACCGCGATGGCGGTCACGCCACCCGGCGGGTCCGGCGGCAAGAGCACCACGAAGGGGCTCGCCGAGGTGGCGGTGCCCGACGCGGTCGTGACGGTGATCGCCCCCGTCGTCGCGCCGGCAGGGACCGTCACCGTGAGCGTGGTCGGCGCGGCGGAGTTGACCACCGCGGGGATCCCACCGCCGAAGAGCACCGTGTTGTTGGTGGCGATCGCGCTGAAGTAGCTCCCCGTGATCGTGACGGCCGTTCCCACGGTCCCGTTCGTCGGCGCGAAGGACGCGATCACCGGCGGCGACGGCGGCGGCGTGCTCGGTACCGCGCTCACCTCCTTGGAGGGCTGGCTCTCGCCGTACGCGTTGAGCGCCGTGACCACGTAATAGTAGGCCGTCCCCGTCGTCAGGCCGCTGTCGGCGTACGGATACACCGTCACGGGCGCGCTCGTGATGCGGTTGCCCGTGGTGGTCGCCACGCCGGGGGTGGTCGTGCGGTAGACGTGATAGCCGGTCGCGCCCTTCACCGGGGTCCAGTTGATGTTCACGAGCGTCGCGCTCGCGGCGATGGACGTGACGTTGGTGGGCGGATCGGGCGGCAGGAGCACCACGAAGGGGCTCGCCGACTTCGCCGTGCCGGAAGCCGTCGTGACCGTGAGCTCGCCCGTCGTGGCTCCCGCCGGCACGGTCACGGAGAGGGAGGTCGCCGTCGCCGTGCTGACCACCGCCGGCACGCCGCCGCCGAAGAGCACCGTGTTGTTGGTGGCGATGGGGCTGAAGTAGCTGCCCGTGATCGTGACCGCGGTTCCGACGGTGCCGTTGGTGGGCGAGAAGGACGCGATGGCGGGCGGCGCGGGGGGAGGCAGCGTCGGCACCGCGCTCACCTCTTTGGAGGCACGGCTCTCGCCGTGCGCGTTCACCGCGGTGATGACGTAGTAGTAGGCGGTCCCGGTGGTGAGCCCCTTGTCGGCGTAGGGCGAGCTCGGCACCGGCGCGGCGGTGATCCGGTTGGCCTGCGTCAGCGCGACCCCGGGGGTCTCGCTGCGGTAGAGGTTGTAGCCCGTGGCCTCCTTCACCGGACCCCAGCTCAGGTTGACCTGCGTGGCGTTCACGGCGATGGCGATCGGCGTCTCGGGGGCCTCCGGGGCCTGCGCGACGGTGAAGTTGGCCTTGGTGGTGAAGGTTCCCCGCAGGGTGGAGACGGAGATGGGGCCGGTCACGGCTCCCGCAGGCACCGTCGCCGAGAGCGAGGTGGGCGAGGCAGCGGTAACCGTGGCGAGCGCGCCGCCGATCGTGACCGTGTTGCTCGTGGGAGTCGCGACGAAACCGCTCCCCGTGATGGTCACGACCGTCCCCACCGGCCCGTTCATCGGCGAGAAGTTCGTGATGATCGGCGGACTGTCCGGCGGCTTCACCGTCGAGCCCGTGACGGTGAAGACCCCGCTCGAGGTGGCGAGCGCGCTGCCGTTGTGAACCGTGACCTTCCCCGTGGTCGCGTCGTCGGGGACGGTCACCTTGAGCTCGGTGGCCGTCGCCGCGCTCACGGTGGCGGTGGCGCCGTTGAACTTCACCAGGTTGAAGCCGGCCGTGCTGAAGTTCGTCCCGGTGATCGTGACCTCGGTGCCCGTGGGGCCCTCGGTCGGCGAGAAACCGCTGATCGTGGGATCGGGATAGACGACCGGCTCCGGATCGCTACAGCCCGCCGCCAGGGCGACGG
This region of Deltaproteobacteria bacterium genomic DNA includes:
- a CDS encoding TerB family tellurite resistance protein, whose amino-acid sequence is MEKDQRRVAFLKTLLAAAWADGELSAREIKTLAEYMRRLQITSDEYEELRPFMEQRVSLGDARTILEAQLQAFATPEERGTLLAAVEDLLVVDDHLNPAAGKFLKELRELFSHVPTAPLFVSRLRALWSVPPEKRGQARAHAHHGPRHHSHALVDQFFRQRLLEYLRNQMALARARAGQTPDQPITDHDLYRVAIWAGLLAKVAQADKNLADTEEDQLLELLRQGGGKDLPEPDLRVIVKAYVDDGLSQIDLPILVREFTQIASPDEGLRLLESLFLVAAADGQLRQSELTVIQEIASAAGFPEALVQQAFERCRGRMKSGWN
- a CDS encoding HEAT repeat domain-containing protein — encoded protein: MLRRITILTATLCLAGAARADDRKSLSPRGKVELALSAIEEVPSRAALERLHPNVELLLHEIVARPSPTRRLARNRALTVLRLFPSATTRRVLQAVVVGTRVDRPGMELLDLQQATSSFAVVAGPEALPVLAPLLDHAQLDVRRAAAESLRLCRSPKARALLERRLRREPSALVRHELKEQLGRMAR
- a CDS encoding IPT/TIG domain-containing protein produces the protein MRSTGARGAVSVVAGRTLRTLAVVAVALAAGCSDPEPVVYPDPTISGFSPTEGPTGTEVTITGTNFSTAGFNLVKFNGATATVSAATATELKVTVPDDATTGKVTVHNGSALATSSGVFTVTGSTVKPPDSPPIITNFSPMNGPVGTVVTITGSGFVATPTSNTVTIGGALATVTAASPTSLSATVPAGAVTGPISVSTLRGTFTTKANFTVAQAPEAPETPIAIAVNATQVNLSWGPVKEATGYNLYRSETPGVALTQANRITAAPVPSSPYADKGLTTGTAYYYVITAVNAHGESRASKEVSAVPTLPPPAPPAIASFSPTNGTVGTAVTITGSYFSPIATNNTVLFGGGVPAVVSTATATSLSVTVPAGATTGELTVTTASGTAKSASPFVVLLPPDPPTNVTSIAASATLVNINWTPVKGATGYHVYRTTTPGVATTTGNRITSAPVTVYPYADSGLTTGTAYYYVVTALNAYGESQPSKEVSAVPSTPPPSPPVIASFAPTNGTVGTAVTITGSYFSAIATNNTVLFGGGIPAVVNSAAPTTLTVTVPAGATTGAITVTTASGTATSASPFVVLLPPDPPGGVTAIAVNATQVNVSWSLVKDATGYNIYRTTTPGVALTAGNRITATPLAGPPHADTGLTTGTAYYYVVTAVSANGESRASTEVSAVPTTPPPSPPSIASFSPTNGTVGTVVTITGSYFSSIATNNTVFFGGNAPAVVSAATTSSLTVSVPVGATTGPITVTTASGTATSAASFVVLTAPAAPTGVTAVPASSTQVNLSWTPVTGATGYHVYRSTTAGVTVSVGNRITGTPVATPPYADAGLTAGTTYYYVVTALNANGESTGSTEVSATPPVALPAPGGVTAAAGVGQNTVSWNPVAGAASYNIYYATGATIPTTASTKIANAKSPYVHSNLTIGLRYTYVVTAVNAQGESVASMWVEATPVVPVVVARVVSGIPQTILQSNAEVSVKDSAGVAVPIATVTLNGTPLGYDSARAIYKGYVAVAAGGAVELSVSVNGAVFSLPTGITQFTTYPTITSPTNGTIWFSNDMTLLTKWNAGAPVTGTYNYGSIIFDTVSVNPYWANSLYWNNFISPSLANPGVGSLVPKGVVAVNKSVALFVYISKTETVTLGGAAGGTSVGSVDIIGASIPVTLTTSTP